One genomic segment of Stenotrophomonas sp. 704A1 includes these proteins:
- the cydC gene encoding thiol reductant ABC exporter subunit CydC, whose product MSRSPDALRGVFVRHRARLLLAVLLLWTTMLAGTALLGLSGGFLTAAALAGAAGLGQGFNFFTPSAGIRGLTMARIASRYFEKLVGHDATLRIARDLRVWFFRRALPLAPARLGATRTGELLARLLGDIGEVDGLLVRAIGPLLALAALSLVGVASAALILPAAGVLLAVLALLIGIGVPWFGVRGHDDEEADRAAHRAALRTAAFEGLEGAADLAALQAGTAWQLKVRVAAKQVASRDRRRRWRLIAASSLHGLLAGLGLVAMLALALHAAEQNRIAAEMAAGLVFLTVAMIELWAGMGLAWQSLQSGRIAAARLQAIVEQPPAVLDPATPQVLPQTAAVQWHDVHFQWPGAVRPVLRGLQLTLAPGERIAIRGDSGSGKTTLSSLLLRLWDPQQGRLTYGGLDLREASQADWQRRLAWLPQNAPVFAGTVAENLRLGDPDASDSALWAVLRRVRLGEWAERNGGLQAWVGENGATMSAGQARRLALARALLRNAPILVLDEPTEGLDVDTARALLQDLPQLLDGRSLLMITHDDLPSGVVDVQYRLRDGVLERETRR is encoded by the coding sequence ATGAGCCGCTCGCCGGATGCGCTGCGCGGCGTGTTTGTGCGCCACCGCGCGCGGCTGCTGCTGGCGGTACTGCTGCTGTGGACCACCATGCTGGCCGGCACCGCGCTGCTGGGCCTGTCCGGCGGCTTCCTGACCGCGGCGGCGCTGGCCGGTGCCGCCGGCCTCGGCCAGGGGTTCAACTTCTTCACGCCTTCGGCCGGCATCCGCGGCCTGACCATGGCCCGCATCGCGTCGCGCTACTTCGAAAAACTGGTGGGCCACGATGCCACCCTGCGCATCGCCCGCGACCTGCGCGTGTGGTTCTTCCGCCGCGCGCTGCCCCTGGCGCCGGCACGCCTGGGCGCGACCCGCACCGGCGAGCTGCTGGCACGCCTGCTTGGCGATATCGGCGAGGTCGACGGCCTGCTGGTGCGGGCGATCGGCCCGCTGCTGGCGTTGGCCGCGCTGTCGCTGGTGGGCGTCGCCTCGGCCGCGCTGATCCTGCCCGCCGCCGGCGTACTGCTTGCCGTGCTGGCGCTGCTGATCGGCATCGGCGTGCCCTGGTTCGGCGTGCGTGGGCACGACGATGAAGAGGCCGACCGTGCGGCGCATCGCGCGGCGCTGCGCACTGCGGCCTTCGAGGGCCTGGAAGGTGCCGCCGACCTGGCAGCACTGCAGGCCGGCACCGCGTGGCAGCTCAAGGTGCGGGTCGCGGCCAAGCAGGTCGCCTCGCGCGACCGGCGCCGGCGCTGGCGCCTGATCGCCGCCTCCAGCCTGCATGGCCTGCTGGCCGGGCTCGGCCTGGTGGCGATGCTGGCGCTGGCGCTGCACGCGGCCGAGCAGAACCGGATCGCCGCGGAAATGGCGGCCGGCCTGGTGTTCCTGACCGTGGCGATGATCGAACTGTGGGCCGGCATGGGCCTGGCCTGGCAGTCGCTGCAGTCCGGTCGGATTGCCGCCGCGCGCCTGCAGGCCATCGTCGAGCAGCCGCCGGCGGTGCTCGATCCGGCAACCCCGCAGGTGCTGCCGCAGACCGCAGCGGTGCAATGGCACGATGTGCACTTCCAGTGGCCGGGCGCGGTGCGGCCGGTGCTGCGCGGGCTGCAGCTGACGCTGGCACCCGGCGAGCGGATCGCGATCCGCGGCGACAGCGGCAGCGGCAAGACCACGCTGTCGAGCCTGCTGCTGCGCCTGTGGGATCCGCAGCAGGGGCGCCTGACCTACGGCGGGCTGGACCTGCGCGAGGCCAGCCAGGCCGACTGGCAGCGACGGCTGGCCTGGTTGCCGCAGAACGCTCCGGTGTTTGCCGGTACCGTGGCGGAGAACCTGCGGCTGGGCGACCCTGATGCCAGCGACAGCGCACTGTGGGCGGTGCTGCGGCGTGTGCGCCTGGGCGAGTGGGCTGAGCGCAACGGCGGCCTGCAGGCCTGGGTCGGCGAGAATGGCGCGACGATGTCAGCGGGGCAGGCCCGCCGCCTGGCGCTTGCGCGCGCGCTGCTGCGCAATGCGCCGATCCTGGTGCTGGATGAACCTACCGAAGGCCTGGACGTGGACACTGCGCGTGCGCTGCTGCAGGACCTGCCGCAACTGCTCGACGGCCGCAGCCTGCTGATGATCACCCATGACGATCTGCCCAGCGGCGTGGTGGATGTGCAGTACCGCCTGCGTGACGGGGTGCTGGAGCGGGAAACGCGTCGCTAG